AGCGCGTCGTACAGCGGGCGCAGATACGGGTCAACCTTGTCGTTCAGCGTGCCGGGCAGAAAGCCGAGGCTTTCGCCGGCCTCCACGGCCGGGCGCGTAAGGATGATGCGGCGAATCTGCTTGTCCTGGAAGGCACGCACAGCCTTGGCCACGGCCAGATACGTCTTGCCGGTGCCTGCGGGACCAATGCCGAAGGTGATGGTGTGCGATTCGATGGCGTTCACGTAGGCCACTTGTCCGGCGGTTTTCGCACGGACCGGCACGCCGGCGGCAAAGGTGATGACGCCGGGAACCGTGGGCTTGCGGTACGTCGGGTCGTGGGAGCCGGCAGAACGTGCATGGGCGCGTTCGTTTGAGGTCGATTGCGCCAGTTTGTCATGCACCGGGCCGTGACCTGGATGTTCGAGGCGCACGTGGTTCTTGAGCACGTTCTGGTCGAGCATGCGACGCACGGTGTCGGCGTCCATAGGCGCGGTGTAGGCGGCTTGGATGATGGTGTTGACCAAATCCTCGGCCTGTGCGGCCTGGGCTTCGGTCTGCTTGGAGCGGGAGACGATCGCCACGCGGTTGCCGCGCACGATAATCGTCAGGTCCGGAAAGGCGCGCTCCACCTCGCGAATGACCTCGTCAACCGGGCCGAGCACGGCGACGGGGTCAAGTTGGGGCGGGATGGTGATGGTACGTGTAGTCGTTGCCACGAAGCGGATATTCCCCTACTACTCGTCGAGCTTTTCGCCGGTCATCACGTGCGCGTGCACGTGGAAGACGGTCTGGCCGGCGTCGAGACCGGTGTTGAACACCAGTCGGTAGGCGCCGTGAAATTCCTTGTCGGCGATGTTCTGCGCGATGGAGACGATGTGGGCCAGCTCGGTCGGGTCGTCGGCGGCAAGTTCGGCGACGTTGGCGTAGTGCTTCTTGGGCACCACGAGCACGTGGACCTTGGCCTTGGGGTTGATGTCGTTGAATGCGTAGGTCGTCTCGTCCTCGTAGACCTTGCTGCTGGGAATCTGCCCTGCGATGATCTTGCAGAACAGGCAATCGTCGGATTCGCTCATCATGCTCCTTGGTTTGATGTTGCTACGCACCAGCTTAGCGCGTGGGCGTTACTCGTAACGTCCCAACACCCGAGACAACAGCGACAACG
The window above is part of the Bifidobacterium longum subsp. infantis ATCC 15697 = JCM 1222 = DSM 20088 genome. Proteins encoded here:
- a CDS encoding PhoH family protein, translating into MATTTRTITIPPQLDPVAVLGPVDEVIREVERAFPDLTIIVRGNRVAIVSRSKQTEAQAAQAEDLVNTIIQAAYTAPMDADTVRRMLDQNVLKNHVRLEHPGHGPVHDKLAQSTSNERAHARSAGSHDPTYRKPTVPGVITFAAGVPVRAKTAGQVAYVNAIESHTITFGIGPAGTGKTYLAVAKAVRAFQDKQIRRIILTRPAVEAGESLGFLPGTLNDKVDPYLRPLYDALGDMLGADQLKRYMDDGSIEVAPLAYMRGRTLNDAFVILDEAQNTTEQQMKMFLTRLGFNTTMVITGDISQVDLTVPRSGLATIERILGGINDIAFVHLKTEDVVRHQLVGQIVAAYDRHSAIAGDHRDIERKGRRNHTDFDARQQADSTNQSETDDER
- a CDS encoding histidine triad nucleotide-binding protein produces the protein MSESDDCLFCKIIAGQIPSSKVYEDETTYAFNDINPKAKVHVLVVPKKHYANVAELAADDPTELAHIVSIAQNIADKEFHGAYRLVFNTGLDAGQTVFHVHAHVMTGEKLDE